In a single window of the Pseudogemmatithrix spongiicola genome:
- a CDS encoding AMP-dependent synthetase/ligase, with product MTTMAAPVSAALRTLPARVLHWARVKPGRLALRHRELGLWREYSWREYAERVAQTGLGLRALGVGAGDRVAIIGDNRPEWLFADLGVQGIGAVVVGVYATSPAEEVHYVLEHSGSAVVIVEDEEQLDKVLAVRDRLPALRDVILIEPRGAAHHLADGRAMTFEALLARGAAAPVTEFEASVASLDPSDAAVLIYTSGTTGAPKGAILSHANLDFTARTIADAFDADEDDETLSYLPLCHIAEQIFSLLAPLEKGSVVSFGGGVDELVADLREIQPTIFFGVPRVWEKMLAGIEIRMNDASWLKKRNFHLWMGVGRRLARKRIDRVPLTPLDRALEWLGWLLLYRPLRERLGMARVRYASSAAAPVAPQVIEAFWSLGVRIREAYGQTEGCGLATFTPEHDVRPGLVGTAFPGVELRIAEDGEILVRGACVFAGYYRNEAATRETVDADGWLHTGDVGELSPDGFLRITDRKKDLIITSGGKNIAPSWIENKLKVSPFVREAIVIGDRRKYCTALIGIEMDTVADWATRRRISYTTYEDLSAQPEVKELIAAWIEQVNADLAPVEQIKRFAMIPKPLDHEEGELTATQKVKRRAIEKAFSDLIAGMYA from the coding sequence ATGACGACGATGGCCGCGCCCGTCTCCGCCGCCCTGCGCACGCTGCCGGCCCGCGTACTGCACTGGGCGCGCGTCAAGCCGGGACGCCTGGCCCTCCGCCACCGCGAGCTCGGGCTCTGGCGCGAGTACTCGTGGCGCGAATACGCCGAGCGCGTTGCACAGACGGGATTGGGGCTGCGCGCGCTGGGCGTCGGCGCCGGCGACCGCGTGGCCATCATCGGTGACAATCGCCCCGAATGGCTCTTTGCAGACCTCGGCGTGCAAGGCATCGGCGCGGTGGTGGTAGGCGTGTATGCCACGTCGCCGGCCGAGGAGGTGCACTACGTGCTCGAGCATTCGGGCAGTGCCGTGGTCATCGTCGAGGACGAAGAGCAGCTCGACAAGGTGCTCGCCGTGCGGGACCGGCTGCCGGCCCTGCGCGACGTGATCCTCATCGAGCCGCGCGGCGCCGCGCACCATCTCGCGGACGGCCGTGCGATGACCTTCGAGGCGCTGCTCGCACGCGGCGCCGCGGCGCCGGTGACCGAGTTCGAGGCCTCGGTGGCGTCGCTGGACCCGAGCGACGCCGCGGTGCTCATCTATACGTCGGGCACCACCGGCGCGCCGAAAGGCGCGATACTCTCGCACGCGAACCTCGACTTCACGGCGCGCACCATCGCCGACGCCTTCGACGCAGACGAGGACGACGAGACGCTCTCGTACCTGCCGCTGTGCCACATCGCCGAGCAGATCTTCTCGCTGTTGGCGCCGCTGGAGAAGGGATCCGTCGTGAGCTTCGGCGGCGGCGTGGACGAGCTGGTGGCGGACCTCCGCGAGATCCAGCCGACGATCTTCTTCGGCGTGCCGCGGGTGTGGGAAAAGATGCTCGCCGGCATCGAGATCCGGATGAACGACGCCAGTTGGCTCAAGAAGCGCAATTTCCACCTGTGGATGGGCGTCGGCCGTCGGCTGGCACGCAAGCGGATCGACCGCGTACCGCTGACGCCGCTGGACCGCGCGCTCGAATGGCTCGGCTGGCTACTGCTCTATCGCCCGCTGCGTGAGCGGCTCGGCATGGCGCGCGTGCGATACGCCAGCAGTGCCGCGGCCCCGGTGGCGCCGCAGGTGATCGAAGCCTTCTGGTCGCTCGGGGTGCGCATCCGGGAAGCGTACGGGCAAACCGAAGGCTGCGGACTGGCGACCTTCACGCCGGAGCACGACGTGCGGCCCGGGCTCGTGGGCACCGCTTTCCCCGGCGTGGAGCTGCGCATCGCCGAGGACGGGGAGATCCTGGTGCGCGGCGCCTGCGTGTTCGCCGGCTACTATCGCAACGAAGCCGCGACGCGCGAGACGGTGGATGCCGATGGCTGGCTGCACACGGGTGACGTCGGCGAGCTCTCGCCCGACGGGTTCCTGCGCATCACGGACCGCAAGAAGGACCTCATCATCACCTCCGGCGGCAAGAACATCGCGCCGTCATGGATCGAGAACAAACTCAAGGTCTCGCCCTTCGTGCGCGAGGCCATCGTGATCGGTGACCGACGCAAGTACTGCACGGCGCTGATCGGCATCGAGATGGACACGGTGGCGGACTGGGCGACGCGGCGGCGCATCTCGTATACCACGTACGAGGACTTGAGCGCACAGCCAGAGGTGAAGGAGCTGATCGCGGCGTGGATCGAACAGGTGAACGCCGACCTCGCGCCCGTGGAGCAGATCAAGCGCTTTGCGATGATTCCCAAGCCGCTGGACCACGAGGAGGGCGAACTCACCGCCACGCAGAAGGTGAAGCGCCGCGCCATCGAGAAGGCCTTCTCGGACCTCATCGCCGGGATGTACGCATGA
- a CDS encoding ABC transporter substrate-binding protein → MRMRIRWFLSSVSVAGIGLLSACGEAAKPTPGVSGDTITIGVIAPLSDAVAVIGTPITAGMQVYFEALNARGGIGGRYKVNVLVEDQTYANPSTSAQKYQKIKDQVALFGLVLGTDHINTLLPLLAEDSVLVGPATFDSEWVREPFLIPWGSTYQLWAYNALAYYRETAGADKRICAMALATGYGDAGLGGVTMAAEKLGFEVAATVRFKQDDQDFVAPITQLRNARCDAVLLVSLPANTGRVLGTAAQARFAPQWITLSPGWHPAMLESPLRDYMRARLWVSFDGAEWGDTTAPRMAAAMADLQTYRPQQKPDLYFTAGYTMAIATEAVLAKAVELGDLSRGGIVRASEALGAVSFGGLIGDYVYGPADRREPPRATTIFRPDPANATGLSTIRKDYSHPGAAEVTFTRAPR, encoded by the coding sequence ATGCGGATGCGGATCAGGTGGTTCCTTTCGAGTGTCTCCGTCGCCGGCATCGGCCTGCTCTCCGCCTGCGGCGAAGCGGCCAAGCCGACGCCCGGCGTCAGCGGCGACACCATCACCATCGGCGTCATCGCGCCGCTCAGCGACGCCGTCGCCGTCATCGGCACGCCGATCACCGCCGGCATGCAGGTCTACTTCGAGGCCCTCAATGCGCGCGGCGGCATCGGCGGGCGCTACAAGGTGAACGTGCTCGTCGAAGACCAGACGTATGCGAACCCCTCCACGAGCGCCCAGAAATACCAGAAGATCAAGGACCAGGTGGCGCTCTTCGGCCTCGTCCTCGGCACCGACCACATCAACACGCTGCTGCCGCTGTTGGCCGAGGACAGCGTCCTCGTCGGGCCGGCGACGTTCGATAGCGAGTGGGTGCGCGAGCCGTTCCTGATTCCGTGGGGCTCCACGTACCAGCTCTGGGCCTACAACGCGCTGGCGTACTACCGCGAGACCGCCGGCGCCGACAAGCGCATCTGCGCGATGGCCCTCGCCACCGGCTACGGCGACGCCGGGCTCGGCGGCGTGACGATGGCCGCCGAGAAGCTCGGCTTCGAGGTGGCGGCCACGGTGCGCTTCAAGCAGGACGACCAGGATTTCGTCGCGCCGATCACGCAGCTGCGCAACGCGCGCTGCGATGCCGTGCTGCTCGTCTCGTTGCCCGCCAACACCGGCCGTGTGCTTGGCACCGCGGCGCAGGCGCGCTTCGCGCCGCAATGGATCACGCTCTCCCCCGGCTGGCACCCGGCCATGCTCGAATCGCCGCTCCGCGACTACATGCGCGCGCGACTGTGGGTGAGCTTCGACGGTGCAGAGTGGGGCGATACCACCGCGCCGCGAATGGCGGCGGCGATGGCGGACCTGCAGACGTACCGCCCGCAGCAGAAACCCGACCTCTACTTCACCGCCGGCTACACGATGGCCATCGCGACCGAAGCCGTGCTCGCCAAGGCTGTCGAGCTGGGCGACCTCTCGCGCGGCGGCATCGTGCGCGCGTCAGAGGCGCTGGGGGCCGTGTCGTTCGGCGGCTTGATCGGCGACTATGTGTACGGCCCCGCCGACCGGCGCGAGCCGCCACGCGCGACGACGATCTTCCGGCCGGATCCGGCGAACGCCACGGGACTCAGCACCATCCGCAAGGACTACAGTCATCCCGGCGCCGCCGAGGTGACGTTCACGCGCGCGCCGCGCTGA
- a CDS encoding Zn-dependent hydrolase, translated as MHRRDWLKSAAAIAVASPLAGPALRAAQGQRTLRANGARVNAQLARFDAIGRTPGGINRVAYSDADLAGRAFTLALFREAGLTPQLDAAGNIIARVEGREALPPIIIGSHVDSVTDGGNYDGPVGSFAAIEVARSLREQGIRLRHPLDVVVWANEEGGTIGSKCYIGATESIAFDGTARSGFTQREGIARLGGDVARVPAMAKPKGSAHCYLELHIEQSASLERTGRSIGTVQGIVGLTWLEVTITGFANHAGATPMDQRQDAMLAAARFTVAVNEAVRAEPGRQVATVGRINATPNTTNVVAGSVVLTVDLRDLDDAKVARFAARFREIGAEIGRSTSTTFAFRELVTSKAALAESRIMDVIDASADALGLTHQRMPSGAGHDAQELALICPMGMIFVPSVGGISHSPREFTKPGDVANGVNVLMNAVHRADAL; from the coding sequence GTGCATCGTCGTGACTGGCTCAAAAGCGCCGCGGCAATCGCCGTCGCCTCGCCCCTCGCGGGCCCCGCGCTCCGCGCTGCCCAGGGGCAGCGCACGCTGCGCGCCAACGGTGCCCGCGTCAACGCGCAGCTCGCGCGCTTCGACGCCATCGGCCGCACGCCGGGCGGCATCAATCGCGTGGCCTACTCCGACGCGGATCTCGCGGGACGCGCCTTCACGCTCGCGCTTTTCCGAGAGGCGGGCCTCACGCCGCAGCTCGATGCGGCCGGCAACATCATCGCCCGCGTGGAGGGCCGCGAGGCGCTGCCGCCGATCATCATCGGCTCGCACGTGGACTCGGTGACCGACGGCGGCAACTACGACGGCCCGGTGGGATCCTTCGCCGCCATCGAAGTGGCGCGCTCGCTGCGTGAGCAGGGCATCCGGCTGCGGCATCCCCTGGACGTGGTGGTGTGGGCCAACGAGGAAGGCGGCACGATCGGCAGCAAGTGCTACATCGGCGCCACGGAGAGCATCGCGTTCGACGGCACCGCGCGCTCGGGCTTCACGCAACGCGAAGGAATCGCGCGGCTCGGCGGCGATGTGGCGCGCGTCCCGGCGATGGCCAAGCCGAAGGGCAGCGCGCACTGCTATCTCGAGTTGCATATCGAGCAGTCGGCCTCGCTGGAGCGCACGGGACGCAGCATCGGCACGGTGCAGGGCATCGTCGGGCTTACCTGGCTCGAGGTGACGATCACGGGCTTCGCCAACCACGCCGGCGCGACGCCGATGGACCAGCGGCAGGACGCGATGCTTGCGGCGGCGCGTTTCACCGTCGCCGTGAACGAGGCCGTGCGCGCCGAGCCCGGGCGTCAGGTCGCGACGGTGGGGCGCATCAACGCGACCCCCAACACGACGAATGTCGTCGCCGGCAGCGTGGTGCTCACGGTGGACCTGCGCGATCTCGATGACGCCAAGGTCGCGCGCTTCGCCGCGCGCTTCCGCGAGATCGGCGCCGAGATCGGTCGTTCCACAAGCACGACCTTCGCGTTCCGCGAGCTCGTGACCAGCAAGGCGGCGCTCGCCGAGTCGCGCATCATGGACGTCATTGATGCGAGCGCGGACGCCCTCGGCCTCACGCACCAGCGCATGCCCAGCGGGGCGGGGCACGATGCTCAGGAGTTGGCGTTGATCTGCCCGATGGGCATGATCTTCGTGCCCAGCGTCGGCGGCATCAGCCACTCGCCGCGGGAATTCACCAAGCCTGGGGACGTCGCGAATGGCGTCAACGTCCTCATGAACGCCGTACACCGGGCCGACGCGCTCTAG
- a CDS encoding Na+/H+ antiporter NhaC family protein, producing MLTFRGGILGALTPFAVFLAGVTALALAGAPDEKGFWPVLLLALIVGLLLAHDRARYAEAMLDGMSQRIVMIMVCAWLFAGVLGSLLAASGFVSALAWAAQSLGLTGGAYVGAAFVACALVSTATGTSFGTILVAGPLLYPAGGASGAAPAALMGAILAGATWGDSMSPVSDTTIASSGTQGADIGGTVRARLRYALPAGLVALLVSVLVGAGDGGAPVTFIGRSALPLVMLVVPVVVLAMLFAKRHLIEALLVGILAATVLALAFGLVSTQDLMRVEDGSFSASGAILDGFNRAIGVSVFTLLLMALVGTIQATDLLPRLIRSVERRATGARAAEAWIVGTVSAAVLLTTHSVVAVLMTGPFAKATGEQHGISAYRRANLLDLTVCTWPFLLPWFLPTILASGATRDAVPLGMPALSPFTVGLYNTYAWALVLTVALAVITGYGREQRGLAAEDVAT from the coding sequence ATGCTGACCTTTCGCGGCGGAATCCTCGGCGCCCTGACGCCCTTCGCGGTGTTTCTCGCCGGCGTGACCGCGCTCGCGCTGGCCGGCGCACCAGACGAGAAGGGCTTCTGGCCCGTGCTGCTGCTTGCGCTCATCGTCGGCCTGCTGCTGGCGCATGACCGGGCGCGTTACGCCGAAGCCATGCTCGACGGCATGAGCCAACGCATCGTGATGATCATGGTGTGCGCTTGGCTCTTCGCCGGCGTCCTCGGCAGCCTGCTCGCCGCGTCGGGATTTGTCAGCGCACTGGCCTGGGCGGCGCAGTCCCTCGGGCTGACGGGTGGCGCGTACGTGGGCGCGGCCTTCGTGGCCTGCGCGCTGGTGTCGACCGCCACCGGCACCAGCTTCGGGACGATTCTCGTCGCGGGGCCGCTGCTCTATCCGGCAGGAGGCGCGTCCGGCGCGGCACCGGCTGCACTGATGGGTGCGATCCTCGCCGGCGCCACCTGGGGCGACTCGATGTCGCCGGTGTCGGACACGACGATCGCCTCGAGCGGCACCCAAGGCGCGGACATCGGCGGCACGGTGCGGGCGCGGCTGCGCTATGCGTTACCCGCGGGATTGGTCGCATTGCTGGTCTCAGTCTTGGTCGGCGCCGGCGACGGCGGAGCTCCGGTCACCTTCATCGGCAGGTCAGCGCTGCCACTCGTGATGCTCGTCGTCCCCGTGGTGGTGCTCGCGATGCTTTTCGCGAAGCGCCATCTCATCGAAGCGTTGCTCGTCGGTATCCTGGCGGCGACGGTACTCGCGCTCGCGTTCGGACTGGTCTCCACGCAAGACCTCATGCGCGTCGAGGACGGATCGTTCAGCGCCAGCGGGGCGATCCTCGACGGCTTCAACCGCGCGATCGGCGTGAGCGTGTTCACGCTGCTGCTGATGGCCCTCGTCGGGACGATCCAAGCCACCGACCTGCTCCCGCGACTCATCCGCAGCGTCGAGCGCCGCGCCACCGGCGCGCGCGCCGCCGAAGCGTGGATCGTCGGCACCGTGTCGGCCGCCGTGCTGCTCACCACGCACTCGGTGGTCGCCGTGCTGATGACCGGCCCCTTCGCCAAGGCGACGGGGGAACAGCACGGGATCTCCGCGTACCGACGCGCGAACCTGCTCGACCTCACGGTCTGCACCTGGCCCTTCCTGCTGCCGTGGTTCCTGCCGACCATCCTCGCCTCCGGCGCCACGCGCGACGCGGTCCCGCTCGGCATGCCGGCGTTGAGTCCGTTCACGGTCGGCTTGTACAACACCTATGCATGGGCGCTCGTACTCACGGTAGCGCTGGCCGTCATCACGGGGTACGGACGGGAGCAGCGCGGGCTCGCAGCGGAGGACGTCGCCACATGA
- a CDS encoding ABC transporter ATP-binding protein, translating into MERVTAEALRDAAHTPLLTVEGVTLRFGGVTALNGVSFDVRRGELFAIIGPNGAGKSSIFNCLNGVYRPQEGSITFDGHVISGRRPVAIARLGMARTFQNLGLFSTLTVLENVMLGRHHLMHTGFFAGALWFGKARQEELAHRPRCEEIIELLELEPYRFQHVALLPYGVRKRVEVARALAMEPSLLLLDEPAAGMNLEESEDMARYIREINEEWKIAVLLVEHDLRMVMDLAQRVLAMDFGKVLAVGAPADVRANEDVVRAYVGTGE; encoded by the coding sequence GTGGAGCGCGTGACCGCCGAGGCTCTGCGGGATGCCGCCCACACGCCCCTGCTCACGGTGGAGGGCGTCACGCTGCGCTTCGGCGGCGTCACCGCGCTCAACGGCGTGTCCTTCGACGTGCGGCGCGGCGAACTCTTCGCCATCATCGGCCCCAACGGCGCGGGCAAGTCGTCGATCTTCAACTGCCTGAACGGCGTCTACCGACCGCAGGAAGGGAGCATCACCTTCGACGGCCACGTGATCTCCGGCCGTCGCCCGGTCGCCATCGCGCGGCTCGGGATGGCGCGCACGTTCCAGAACCTCGGGCTCTTCAGCACGCTCACGGTGCTCGAGAACGTGATGCTCGGTCGGCATCACCTCATGCACACCGGGTTCTTCGCGGGTGCGCTGTGGTTCGGCAAGGCGAGGCAGGAGGAGCTCGCGCACCGGCCGCGCTGCGAGGAGATCATCGAACTGCTCGAGCTCGAGCCGTATCGCTTCCAGCACGTGGCCCTGCTGCCCTATGGCGTGCGGAAGCGGGTCGAGGTGGCGCGGGCACTGGCCATGGAGCCGTCGCTGCTGCTGCTCGACGAGCCCGCCGCCGGCATGAACCTCGAGGAAAGCGAGGACATGGCCCGCTACATCCGCGAGATCAACGAGGAATGGAAGATCGCGGTGCTGCTCGTGGAACATGACCTGCGCATGGTGATGGATCTCGCGCAGCGCGTGCTGGCGATGGACTTCGGCAAGGTGCTGGCCGTGGGGGCGCCGGCCGACGTGCGCGCGAACGAGGACGTCGTGCGCGCGTACGTGGGGACCGGCGAATGA
- a CDS encoding branched-chain amino acid ABC transporter permease produces MRLKLRNTRISTTYAHDLVLWRSWWARSGIALVVAGFAAAPFVLSNYWTTVLVYAGIAAVGTLGLNLLTGFAGQASLGHAFFFGVGAYATVVLTGSAHWPFPLWLIGAAAIGGFIGGCVGPAALRLRGNYLVIVSLGLVIVGQHVFEHWTSVTGGLTGTPVRAAVAVGGLDLTTMSLFGRPLARNQGYFYFTWIVVAVIAFATRNLLRSRPGRALQAIRDRDLAAEVIGVSLVQYKVGAFVVSSAYAACAGAMYASYARYVSPLDFTLFLSIQYIAMMVVGGVGSVAGSILGAVFLTALPRVIESLSASLPFISSTGGGGGITVFSLNQAMFGLLIIVFLLAEPRGLIEIWRRVKRYFLAWPFSY; encoded by the coding sequence ATGAGGCTCAAGCTGCGCAACACCCGCATCTCGACCACGTATGCGCACGACCTCGTGCTCTGGCGCTCGTGGTGGGCGCGCAGCGGCATCGCGCTGGTGGTGGCCGGCTTCGCCGCCGCGCCGTTCGTGCTGAGCAACTATTGGACGACGGTGCTGGTGTACGCGGGCATTGCGGCCGTGGGCACGCTGGGGCTCAACCTGCTCACGGGCTTCGCCGGCCAGGCGTCGCTGGGACACGCGTTCTTCTTCGGGGTCGGGGCGTACGCCACGGTGGTCCTCACCGGCAGCGCGCATTGGCCGTTCCCGCTCTGGCTCATCGGGGCGGCGGCGATCGGCGGATTCATCGGCGGCTGCGTGGGTCCGGCGGCCTTGCGGTTGCGCGGCAACTACCTCGTGATCGTCTCGCTCGGCCTCGTCATCGTCGGGCAGCACGTGTTCGAACACTGGACCAGTGTGACCGGTGGGCTCACGGGCACGCCCGTGCGTGCGGCGGTCGCCGTCGGCGGCCTGGACCTCACCACGATGTCGCTGTTCGGGCGACCGCTCGCCCGCAATCAGGGCTACTTCTACTTCACGTGGATCGTCGTCGCGGTAATCGCCTTCGCCACGCGCAACCTGCTGCGCTCGCGGCCCGGCAGGGCGCTGCAGGCCATCCGCGACCGTGACTTGGCCGCCGAGGTGATCGGGGTCAGCCTCGTGCAGTACAAGGTGGGCGCGTTCGTGGTGTCGAGCGCCTACGCCGCCTGCGCGGGCGCGATGTACGCATCGTACGCGCGCTACGTGAGCCCGCTGGACTTCACGCTGTTCCTGTCCATCCAGTACATCGCGATGATGGTCGTGGGGGGCGTCGGCAGCGTGGCGGGGTCGATCCTCGGGGCCGTGTTCCTCACGGCACTCCCGCGCGTCATCGAGTCGCTCAGTGCCTCGCTGCCGTTCATCTCAAGCACCGGCGGCGGGGGTGGCATCACGGTGTTCTCGCTCAACCAGGCGATGTTCGGGCTGCTCATCATCGTGTTCCTGCTGGCGGAGCCGCGGGGGCTAATCGAGATTTGGCGGCGGGTCAAACGGTATTTCCTGGCGTGGCCGTTCTCTTACTGA
- a CDS encoding TIGR04076 family protein, with protein MSAPDDSFTLYDLRVEVVATDRPMVCNHRAGDWFELVGENLRFPPGQSFPLYPLAAILPLLPAKQRVTHPNDWMTTDAEIACPDPYCGGRFRITRTGTSTWRHGEVTRVPLPPTP; from the coding sequence ATGAGCGCTCCCGACGACAGCTTCACCCTGTACGACTTGCGCGTGGAAGTCGTCGCCACCGATCGGCCGATGGTCTGCAACCATCGAGCGGGCGATTGGTTCGAGCTGGTCGGCGAGAACCTGCGCTTCCCGCCGGGGCAGTCGTTTCCGCTGTATCCGCTGGCGGCGATTCTTCCCCTGCTGCCGGCCAAGCAGCGTGTGACGCATCCCAACGATTGGATGACCACCGACGCCGAGATCGCCTGCCCGGACCCGTACTGCGGCGGCCGCTTCCGCATTACGCGCACGGGAACCAGCACCTGGCGCCACGGCGAGGTCACGCGCGTGCCGCTGCCGCCGACGCCGTGA
- a CDS encoding aldo/keto reductase, with the protein MTSRLIKGGWQLAGGHGSVEEAAAIADMFAYAEAGITTFDCADIYTGVEAMIGRFLAQWRAHHGAQAPQIRVNTKCVPDLDLLPSLRRADLERTIDRSLRRLGVERLDLVQFHWWDYALGDPVQAAVHLDAMRREGKIAALGVTNTDVPHLQAILDAGVPIVAHQVQCSLLDRRALGPMRALCERHGISLLAYGALAGGFLHERWLGAPAPEEPLENRSLVKYKLIIDEWGGWEPFQTLLRALQQVAQAHATSIGAVAIRWVLDQPAVGAAIVGSRDAKHLPGTLAALTLALSDAERATLAGALGDAPGPTGDVYSLEREKGGRHAAIMRYGLNRMATD; encoded by the coding sequence GTGACGTCACGGCTCATCAAGGGCGGTTGGCAACTCGCCGGCGGCCACGGCAGCGTCGAGGAAGCCGCGGCGATTGCCGACATGTTCGCCTATGCCGAAGCGGGCATCACGACCTTCGACTGCGCGGACATTTATACGGGCGTCGAGGCGATGATCGGCAGGTTCCTCGCGCAGTGGCGCGCGCATCACGGGGCCCAAGCCCCGCAGATCCGCGTCAACACCAAGTGCGTGCCGGATCTCGATCTCCTGCCGTCCCTGCGGCGCGCGGATCTCGAGCGCACGATCGACCGCTCGCTGCGCCGACTCGGCGTCGAGCGACTCGACCTCGTGCAGTTCCACTGGTGGGACTATGCGCTCGGCGACCCCGTGCAGGCGGCGGTGCATCTCGATGCCATGCGACGCGAAGGGAAGATCGCCGCGCTGGGCGTGACGAACACCGACGTGCCGCACCTCCAGGCGATTCTCGACGCCGGCGTGCCGATCGTCGCGCATCAGGTGCAATGTTCGCTGCTGGATCGGCGTGCGTTGGGGCCGATGCGTGCCCTCTGCGAGCGACATGGCATTTCGTTGCTGGCGTACGGCGCGCTCGCCGGCGGCTTCCTGCATGAGCGCTGGCTGGGGGCGCCGGCGCCCGAAGAACCGCTGGAGAACCGCTCGCTGGTGAAGTACAAGCTGATCATCGACGAGTGGGGCGGGTGGGAGCCGTTCCAGACGCTGCTTCGCGCGCTGCAGCAGGTGGCGCAGGCCCACGCGACGAGCATCGGGGCTGTAGCAATCCGGTGGGTGCTCGATCAGCCCGCGGTCGGGGCGGCGATCGTGGGCTCGCGGGATGCCAAGCACCTGCCCGGTACCCTGGCGGCCCTGACGCTCGCGCTGAGCGACGCCGAGCGTGCAACTTTGGCCGGCGCGCTGGGCGATGCGCCGGGGCCGACGGGCGACGTGTACTCGTTGGAGCGCGAGAAGGGCGGGCGCCACGCCGCGATCATGCGGTATGGATTGAATCGAATGGCCACGGACTGA
- a CDS encoding ABC transporter ATP-binding protein, producing MTPPAASSSGGAALLSLRNVEVVYSDVVLVLRGVSLDVPAGQIVALLGANGAGKTTVLRAITGLLPLHRGRVTKGSITLDGTAIDDAPAPSIVRRGLAQVMEGRRIFADLTVEENLRAGGFTCRTRAALAEGLERAYALFPALKDRRSQMAGYLSGGEQQMVAIGRALMSQPRILLLDEPSLGLAPKIVGEIRDLIVKIHESGTAVLLVEQNAAMALGIAHAGYILEHGKVVRDGSAAELAKDKDVQEFYLGGGDAAGRSYRDVKTYRRRKRWSA from the coding sequence GTGACGCCTCCCGCCGCCTCGTCCAGCGGAGGCGCAGCGCTACTCAGCCTGCGCAACGTCGAAGTGGTCTACAGCGACGTGGTGCTCGTGCTGCGCGGCGTGAGCCTCGACGTCCCCGCAGGTCAGATCGTCGCCCTGCTCGGTGCAAACGGCGCCGGCAAGACGACCGTACTCCGCGCCATCACCGGCTTGCTCCCGCTGCATCGCGGCCGCGTGACGAAGGGCAGCATCACGCTCGACGGCACTGCCATCGACGACGCGCCGGCGCCGAGCATCGTGCGACGGGGCCTTGCCCAAGTCATGGAAGGACGCCGCATCTTTGCGGACCTCACGGTCGAGGAGAACCTGCGCGCCGGCGGCTTCACCTGCCGCACGCGCGCCGCGCTCGCGGAGGGCCTCGAGCGCGCCTACGCACTCTTCCCGGCCCTCAAGGACCGCCGCAGCCAGATGGCGGGATACCTCTCGGGCGGCGAGCAGCAAATGGTGGCGATCGGCCGTGCGCTGATGTCGCAGCCGCGCATCCTGTTGCTCGATGAGCCATCGCTGGGCTTGGCCCCGAAGATCGTCGGCGAGATCCGGGATCTCATCGTGAAGATCCACGAGTCGGGCACCGCCGTGCTGCTCGTGGAGCAGAACGCGGCGATGGCCTTGGGCATCGCACATGCGGGATACATCCTCGAGCACGGCAAGGTCGTGCGTGATGGCTCCGCCGCCGAACTCGCCAAGGACAAGGACGTGCAGGAGTTCTACCTGGGCGGCGGCGACGCCGCCGGACGCAGTTACCGCGACGTGAAGACCTACCGGCGCCGCAAGCGGTGGAGCGCGTGA
- a CDS encoding branched-chain amino acid ABC transporter permease encodes MSDLVQFLLAGLALGSVYALICLGFVVIYRATGVINFAQGGLVVLGAFLTHEFAVRQGLPFSLAVVLAVAAVAGIGMALERVVFRPMVGQPTFAMILITLGVLFVLEQASAARWGYDVLLIGDPWGVQTVQIGGATVKVADLWTLGAAGAALAALFALFRFSTLGIAMRAGAADPEAALAHGISPQAIHGLSWAIAGAVATLAGVFLSAGPKGVDLSLSLVAFRAFPAMILGGLDSPEGAVTGGVLIGLIEVLTAAYLVTAVPGVGANFHVVMPYLVMVVILIVRPYGLFGREEVRRA; translated from the coding sequence ATGAGCGATCTCGTCCAGTTCCTGCTCGCGGGCTTGGCGCTGGGCTCGGTCTACGCACTCATCTGCCTCGGCTTCGTCGTGATCTACCGCGCGACGGGCGTCATCAACTTCGCCCAGGGCGGCCTCGTGGTGCTCGGCGCCTTCCTCACGCACGAGTTCGCGGTGCGGCAGGGCCTGCCGTTCAGCCTCGCGGTGGTGCTGGCGGTGGCCGCCGTGGCGGGCATCGGCATGGCGCTGGAGCGCGTGGTGTTCCGTCCGATGGTCGGCCAGCCGACGTTCGCGATGATCCTCATCACGCTGGGCGTGCTGTTCGTGCTGGAACAGGCGAGCGCCGCGCGCTGGGGCTACGACGTGCTGCTGATCGGCGATCCGTGGGGCGTACAGACCGTGCAGATCGGTGGCGCCACGGTGAAGGTGGCCGACCTCTGGACGCTCGGCGCCGCCGGTGCGGCCTTGGCGGCGCTGTTCGCGCTCTTCCGCTTCTCCACGCTCGGCATCGCGATGCGCGCTGGCGCGGCCGATCCCGAAGCCGCGCTCGCGCACGGCATCAGCCCGCAGGCCATTCACGGCCTGTCGTGGGCCATCGCGGGCGCCGTGGCCACGCTGGCCGGCGTGTTCTTGAGCGCGGGGCCCAAGGGCGTGGATCTCTCGCTGAGCCTTGTCGCATTTCGTGCCTTTCCGGCGATGATCCTCGGTGGGCTCGATTCGCCCGAGGGCGCGGTGACCGGCGGCGTGCTCATTGGACTGATCGAGGTCCTCACCGCGGCGTATCTCGTGACCGCCGTGCCCGGCGTCGGCGCCAACTTCCACGTGGTGATGCCCTACCTCGTGATGGTCGTGATCCTCATCGTGCGTCCGTATGGCCTGTTCGGGCGCGAAGAGGTGCGACGCGCATGA